The following are from one region of the Sandaracinus amylolyticus genome:
- a CDS encoding aldehyde dehydrogenase family protein, which produces MSSPDFATVAPRVSSTPMAQIDAIVARLASRKHEWPRVSLRERARLLDRCIDSTLAIAHEWVRAACDAKGIDPQSPRAGEEWLGGPMTTVRNVRLLLEAMHADGEPALPKVWSRPDGQLVAKVFPQGLIDRLLFTGFSAEVWIEPGKAATQGAIYRAKKKRGVGERDGKLSLVLGAGNVASIGPMDALYKLFVEDEVCIVKTNPVNAYLQPFWEQAFRPLLDAGYFAVVRGGAEVGSHLCNHPEVDTIHMTGSDRTHDAIVWGSTRAEQERNKKAGTPKLKKPITSELGAVTPCLVVPGAWSEDDLRFQARHVAGMVANNASFNCNACKVVVTAKGWPERQRFLDLVHEALERTPPRKAYYPGAQERYQGFLDAYPQSKPLSERGRDVVPWTVIPDVAPDGSEYALSNEAFCGVLAETSLDESTASGFLAAMTEFANDECWGTLSCMMLIDPKTQKENAASLDAALAGLRYGGIGVNVWAGVIYGLVVPTWGAYPGHPLEDIRSGRGFVHNALLIDHPQKSIVRAPFRINPTPAWFPDHKTLHQLGPILTDFEGRPSVAKLPKLIATALRG; this is translated from the coding sequence ATGTCGTCACCCGATTTCGCCACCGTCGCGCCGCGCGTCTCCTCGACGCCGATGGCGCAGATCGACGCCATCGTCGCGCGTCTCGCCTCGCGCAAGCACGAGTGGCCGCGCGTCTCGCTCCGCGAGCGCGCCCGCCTGCTCGATCGCTGCATCGACTCCACGCTCGCGATCGCGCACGAGTGGGTGCGCGCCGCGTGCGACGCGAAGGGCATCGATCCCCAGAGCCCGCGTGCCGGCGAGGAGTGGCTCGGCGGTCCGATGACGACGGTCCGCAACGTCCGCCTGCTGCTGGAGGCGATGCACGCCGACGGCGAGCCGGCGCTGCCGAAGGTGTGGTCGCGCCCCGACGGTCAGCTCGTCGCGAAGGTGTTCCCCCAGGGCCTCATCGATCGGCTCCTCTTCACCGGCTTCTCGGCCGAGGTCTGGATCGAGCCCGGCAAGGCCGCGACGCAGGGCGCGATCTACCGCGCGAAGAAGAAGCGCGGCGTGGGCGAGCGCGACGGCAAGCTCTCGCTCGTCCTCGGCGCCGGCAACGTCGCGTCGATCGGGCCCATGGACGCGCTCTACAAGCTGTTCGTCGAGGACGAGGTCTGCATCGTCAAGACGAACCCGGTGAACGCATACCTGCAGCCCTTCTGGGAGCAGGCGTTCCGCCCGCTGCTCGACGCCGGCTACTTCGCGGTCGTGCGTGGTGGCGCCGAGGTCGGCTCGCACCTCTGCAACCACCCCGAGGTCGACACGATCCACATGACGGGATCGGATCGCACCCACGACGCGATCGTGTGGGGCTCGACGCGCGCCGAGCAGGAGCGGAACAAGAAGGCGGGCACGCCGAAGCTCAAGAAGCCGATCACCAGCGAGCTCGGTGCGGTCACGCCCTGCCTCGTGGTGCCCGGCGCGTGGAGCGAGGACGACCTGCGCTTCCAGGCGCGCCACGTCGCGGGGATGGTCGCGAACAACGCGAGCTTCAACTGCAACGCGTGCAAGGTCGTGGTGACCGCGAAGGGCTGGCCCGAGCGCCAGCGCTTCCTCGACCTCGTGCACGAGGCGCTCGAGCGCACGCCGCCGCGCAAGGCGTACTACCCCGGCGCGCAGGAGCGCTATCAGGGCTTCCTCGACGCGTACCCGCAGAGCAAGCCGCTCTCGGAGCGCGGGCGCGACGTGGTGCCGTGGACCGTGATCCCCGACGTCGCGCCGGACGGCAGCGAGTACGCGCTCAGCAACGAGGCGTTCTGCGGCGTGCTCGCGGAGACGTCGCTCGACGAGTCGACCGCGTCGGGCTTCCTCGCGGCGATGACGGAGTTCGCGAACGACGAGTGCTGGGGGACGCTCAGCTGCATGATGCTGATCGACCCGAAGACGCAGAAGGAGAACGCGGCCTCGCTCGACGCGGCGCTCGCGGGCCTGCGCTACGGCGGCATCGGCGTGAACGTGTGGGCCGGGGTCATCTACGGACTCGTGGTGCCCACGTGGGGCGCGTACCCCGGCCATCCCCTCGAGGACATCCGCTCGGGCCGCGGCTTCGTGCACAACGCGCTGCTGATCGATCACCCGCAGAAGTCGATCGTGCGCGCGCCGTTCCGCATCAACCCGACGCCGGCGTGGTTCCCCGATCACAAGACGCTGCACCAGCTCGGGCCGATCCTCACGGACTTCGAGGGACGGCCGTCGGTGGCGAAGCTGCCGAAGCTGATCGCGACGGCGCTGCGCGGCTGA
- a CDS encoding sensor histidine kinase, protein MSVRTRVVLAFAVFALPAIALVLWGTWSTRRQAALEATREAIVARMEDGGGRARCEADPTRFTLGRRHHGRRHRGPLIEHGRVEAYDASFTPAHPHAPRLDPEVRDALESSDLGIVEIEGERRRDGALAVRMPWDEGPCVVLVIETPGARPALGQRILRRDLAGSAAVLGLALVVALIALGPPLARLRRLAKAVRASDGIGFTVPHGVAGTDEIGRVARALDDASQRVRDHVARLEERDRALTAYVDATTHDLAIPLTVIQSRLAELDARVRAGERIEPSALEPLLAEHEYLGQLVSNMAAAARFASGQPHVEKHAVDLRALVERVAARHAPLARAQGVVLEHAVPSRAVTIEGDDILVERALSNLVHNAIRHGASRRGGREGHVALTLDARPQGGFRIAVADDGEHADVARIERVLRGPIERGEGNARARGLGLRIVRAVADAHHWSIEVEPHEEGGTVITITGR, encoded by the coding sequence ATGAGCGTCCGGACCCGCGTGGTGCTCGCGTTCGCGGTGTTCGCGCTGCCCGCGATCGCGCTGGTGCTCTGGGGCACGTGGAGCACGCGGAGGCAGGCTGCTCTCGAGGCGACGCGCGAGGCGATCGTCGCGCGCATGGAGGACGGGGGAGGGCGCGCGCGCTGCGAGGCGGACCCCACGCGCTTCACGCTCGGGCGCCGTCATCACGGCCGTCGCCACCGCGGTCCGCTGATCGAGCACGGCCGCGTCGAGGCGTACGACGCGTCGTTCACGCCCGCGCATCCCCACGCGCCTCGGCTCGACCCCGAGGTGCGCGACGCGCTCGAGTCGAGCGATCTCGGCATCGTCGAGATCGAGGGCGAGCGCCGGCGCGACGGTGCGCTCGCGGTGCGCATGCCGTGGGACGAGGGGCCGTGCGTGGTCCTGGTGATCGAGACGCCGGGCGCGCGTCCTGCGCTCGGGCAGCGCATCTTGCGTCGTGATCTCGCGGGCTCGGCGGCGGTGCTCGGCCTCGCGCTCGTCGTCGCGCTGATCGCATTGGGCCCGCCCCTCGCGCGGCTGCGTCGTCTCGCGAAGGCGGTGCGCGCGTCCGACGGAATCGGGTTCACCGTCCCGCACGGCGTCGCGGGCACCGACGAGATCGGTCGGGTCGCGCGCGCGCTCGACGACGCGAGCCAGCGCGTGCGCGATCACGTCGCGCGTCTCGAGGAGCGCGATCGCGCCCTCACCGCGTACGTCGACGCCACGACGCACGATCTCGCGATCCCGCTCACCGTGATCCAGAGCCGCCTCGCCGAGCTCGATGCGCGGGTGCGCGCGGGCGAGCGCATCGAGCCGAGCGCCCTCGAGCCGCTGCTCGCCGAGCACGAGTACCTCGGCCAGCTGGTCTCGAACATGGCGGCCGCGGCGCGCTTCGCGAGCGGACAGCCCCACGTCGAGAAGCACGCCGTCGACCTGCGCGCGCTGGTCGAGCGCGTCGCGGCGAGGCATGCGCCGCTCGCGCGCGCCCAGGGTGTGGTGCTCGAGCACGCGGTGCCCTCGCGCGCGGTGACGATCGAGGGCGACGACATCCTCGTCGAGCGCGCGCTCAGCAACCTCGTCCACAACGCGATCCGCCACGGCGCTTCGCGCCGCGGAGGACGCGAAGGGCACGTCGCGCTCACGCTCGACGCGCGCCCGCAGGGCGGCTTCCGCATCGCGGTCGCCGACGACGGAGAGCACGCCGACGTCGCGCGCATCGAGCGCGTCCTGCGCGGCCCGATCGAGCGCGGCGAGGGCAACGCGCGCGCCCGCGGGCTCGGCCTGCGCATCGTGCGCGCGGTCGCCGACGCGCATCACTGGTCGATCGAGGTCGAGCCCCACGAAGAGGGCGGCACCGTCATCACGATCACGGGTCGCTAG
- a CDS encoding response regulator transcription factor — MSGRVLVVEDDPELGAEIVRQLERAGFTPTWLKDGDDALAASPEEYDLVLLDLVLPNAYGLDILKRYRAVSEVPVILLTARDHTADKVRGLSLGADDYVTKPFWPDELLARIRARLRRPGMRREGDAVVRAGAIEVDLDARRVRVDGEPVELTRAELDVLATLARRAGHAVSRAELVEEALDPGREGGERTLDVHVSRLRKKLGAEGKRIATVWGIGYRLEIDR, encoded by the coding sequence ATGAGCGGGCGCGTCCTCGTCGTCGAAGACGATCCCGAGCTCGGCGCCGAGATCGTGCGCCAGCTCGAGCGCGCGGGCTTCACGCCCACGTGGCTGAAGGACGGCGACGACGCGCTCGCGGCGAGCCCCGAGGAGTACGACCTCGTGCTCCTCGATCTCGTGCTGCCCAACGCCTACGGGCTCGACATCCTCAAGCGCTACCGCGCGGTCAGCGAGGTCCCCGTGATCCTGCTGACCGCGCGCGATCACACCGCGGACAAGGTGCGCGGCCTCTCGCTCGGCGCCGACGACTACGTGACCAAGCCGTTCTGGCCCGACGAGCTCCTCGCGCGCATCCGCGCGCGCCTCCGTCGTCCCGGCATGCGCCGCGAAGGCGACGCCGTGGTGCGCGCCGGCGCGATCGAAGTGGATCTCGACGCACGCCGGGTGCGCGTCGACGGAGAGCCGGTGGAGCTCACGCGCGCCGAGCTCGACGTCCTCGCGACGCTCGCGCGCCGCGCCGGACACGCGGTCTCGCGCGCCGAGCTCGTCGAGGAAGCGCTCGACCCCGGGCGCGAAGGCGGTGAGCGCACGCTCGACGTGCACGTCTCGCGGCTGCGCAAGAAGCTCGGCGCCGAGGGCAAGCGCATCGCGACGGTGTGGGGCATCGGCTACCGACTCGAGATCGATCGATGA
- a CDS encoding uracil-DNA glycosylase family protein — MSARVLRQLRVHRDEVIACRRCDGVVGPSVIGPAMTSRIYALGQAPGPHEASKGRPFAHTAGRTLFSWTERIGVDEARYRERVYMAAVARCFPGKGKSGSKGDRLPSTDEIERCRPFIAREIALLRPELVIPIGRLAIAEVLGPFEKLEDVVGTSTRARFHDREVDVIPLPHPSGLSAWPKIEPGKTLLTRALELLAAHPTWRATFD, encoded by the coding sequence GTGAGCGCGCGCGTCCTGCGCCAGCTGCGCGTGCATCGCGACGAGGTGATCGCGTGCCGCCGCTGCGACGGCGTGGTCGGTCCCTCGGTGATCGGCCCCGCGATGACGTCGCGCATCTACGCGCTCGGTCAGGCGCCCGGGCCGCACGAGGCGAGCAAGGGCCGGCCCTTCGCGCACACCGCGGGCAGGACGCTCTTCTCGTGGACCGAGCGAATCGGCGTCGACGAGGCGCGTTATCGCGAGCGCGTCTACATGGCCGCGGTCGCGCGCTGCTTCCCGGGCAAGGGCAAGTCGGGCAGCAAGGGCGATCGACTCCCGAGCACCGACGAGATCGAGCGCTGTCGTCCCTTCATCGCGCGCGAGATCGCGCTGCTCCGGCCCGAGCTCGTGATCCCGATCGGACGCCTCGCGATCGCCGAGGTGCTCGGCCCCTTCGAGAAGCTCGAGGACGTCGTCGGCACGAGCACGCGCGCCCGCTTCCACGACCGCGAGGTCGACGTGATCCCGCTGCCGCACCCCAGCGGGCTCTCGGCGTGGCCGAAGATCGAGCCGGGCAAGACGCTGCTGACACGCGCGCTCGAGCTGCTCGCCGCGCACCCGACCTGGCGCGCGACGTTCGACTGA
- a CDS encoding ribonuclease HII, with protein MSEPKKLTLSELRKRYVDEARPLPQEIENALRADERPGAKSLLAAIEKRRRANRAEGQRLRHLSRFENELWESGVQLVAGVDEAGMSPLAGPVVAGAVILPVGFKLVGVDDSKKLDAKARSELVIEIKARAIAWAVGIVPPDEIDRVNIYRAGLLAMRRAVEALATVPQHLLIDARKLKELAIPQRAIIHGDALSVSIAAASIVAKTTRDGMMDELDRTYPGYGFAKHKGYPVAEHTDAITKLGVCPIHRRSFGPVRRALGLEPVQTELFATPSAPPAIDPSVAAEIAAMEAEVASEPQ; from the coding sequence ATGTCGGAGCCGAAGAAGCTCACGCTGTCCGAGCTGCGCAAGCGCTACGTCGACGAGGCGCGGCCGCTGCCGCAGGAGATCGAGAACGCGCTGCGCGCCGACGAGCGGCCCGGCGCGAAGTCGCTGCTCGCCGCGATCGAGAAGCGACGGCGCGCGAACCGCGCCGAGGGGCAGCGGCTGCGGCATCTCTCGCGCTTCGAGAACGAGCTCTGGGAGTCCGGCGTGCAGCTCGTCGCGGGCGTCGACGAGGCGGGGATGAGCCCGCTCGCCGGGCCGGTCGTCGCGGGCGCAGTGATCCTGCCGGTCGGGTTCAAGCTCGTCGGCGTCGACGACTCGAAGAAGCTCGATGCGAAGGCGCGCTCCGAGCTGGTGATCGAGATCAAGGCGCGCGCGATCGCGTGGGCGGTCGGCATCGTGCCGCCCGACGAGATCGATCGCGTGAACATCTATCGCGCGGGGCTGCTCGCGATGCGTCGCGCCGTCGAGGCGCTCGCGACCGTGCCGCAGCACCTGCTGATCGATGCGCGCAAGCTCAAGGAGCTCGCGATCCCGCAGCGCGCGATCATCCACGGGGACGCGCTGAGCGTGTCGATCGCGGCCGCGAGCATCGTCGCGAAGACGACGCGCGACGGGATGATGGACGAGCTCGATCGCACCTATCCCGGCTACGGGTTCGCCAAGCACAAGGGCTATCCGGTCGCCGAGCACACCGACGCGATCACGAAGCTCGGCGTGTGTCCGATCCACCGTCGCTCGTTCGGTCCGGTGCGCCGCGCGCTCGGGCTCGAGCCGGTGCAGACCGAGCTCTTCGCGACGCCGAGCGCGCCTCCCGCGATCGATCCCAGCGTCGCCGCGGAGATCGCGGCGATGGAGGCCGAGGTCGCCTCCGAGCCCCAGTGA
- a CDS encoding class II glutamine amidotransferase: protein MCRLFGFRSVIPSQMHRSLVAADNALGRQSERHPDGWGVAYYVDGAPHVTRSPTHALGCALFQRVSGVVSSETVLAHVRKATQGGHTVLNCHPFQYGRWTFAHNGDVPTFARDRDALLAEVSPRLRRFVLGETDSEVIFFMVLTRLEALGPLSSPRDVDDVMAAVAATMRDVDRIAQQDADAKPNLLTVILTDGTTMVAHQGGKELHFSTHKKRCADRESCSFLAPHCEAPTTTGAINHLVLSSEPLHGENVWCALEPGEMVGVDHRMRLVRRSSDPRKLAVVA from the coding sequence ATGTGCCGTCTCTTCGGGTTCCGCTCGGTGATCCCCTCGCAGATGCATCGCTCGCTGGTCGCCGCGGACAACGCGCTCGGACGACAGAGTGAGCGGCACCCGGACGGCTGGGGCGTCGCGTACTACGTCGACGGCGCGCCGCACGTCACGCGCAGTCCGACGCACGCGCTCGGGTGTGCGCTCTTCCAGCGCGTGAGCGGCGTGGTCTCGAGCGAGACCGTGCTCGCGCACGTGCGCAAGGCGACGCAGGGCGGGCACACGGTGCTCAACTGCCATCCCTTCCAGTACGGGCGCTGGACGTTCGCGCACAACGGCGACGTGCCGACGTTCGCGCGGGATCGCGATGCGCTCCTCGCGGAAGTGTCGCCGCGGCTGCGGCGCTTCGTGCTCGGCGAGACCGACAGCGAAGTGATCTTCTTCATGGTGCTGACGCGCCTCGAGGCGCTCGGGCCGCTCTCGTCGCCGCGCGACGTCGACGACGTGATGGCGGCAGTCGCAGCGACGATGCGCGACGTCGATCGCATCGCGCAGCAGGACGCGGACGCGAAGCCGAACCTGCTCACGGTGATCCTCACCGACGGCACGACGATGGTCGCGCACCAGGGCGGCAAGGAGCTGCACTTCTCGACGCACAAGAAGCGCTGCGCCGATCGCGAGTCGTGCTCGTTCCTCGCGCCGCACTGCGAAGCGCCGACGACGACCGGCGCGATCAACCACCTCGTGCTCTCGAGCGAGCCGCTGCACGGCGAGAACGTCTGGTGCGCGCTCGAGCCCGGCGAGATGGTCGGCGTGGATCACCGGATGCGATTGGTGCGCCGCTCGAGCGATCCGCGGAAGCTCGCGGTCGTCGCCTGA
- a CDS encoding PPC domain-containing protein — protein sequence MRSSTTPFLALALVLLACEPDGDTPDLLPVLPVDARVSETLAIELPVRNDAGRELRYRVSIEGPPLAAFESVTSLSGSPGRGEFRWTPLASHVGRHELLFEITSPSGERYDGERVVVNVVPSEDSAPVFLRPGAGGTHDLMRDPCVRFDVEIRDDDTPAVEIRERAPLPEGALIVNEGAKSARFEWCPTGDQIAASERWTIELEADDGDHPPVPHDYVVVLRTGPTTGCPGAAPSITLVTPLEGERVTSSSGYEVRIRVTDDVGLRDAPLLYWSRTAPDDRASPDVTAFEQVVFDPNEGGEWRARIPSLGLAEGADAEVFYLATATDNDDATGTACDHRTDSSVVAFFAVGGASTGGDLGQCSPCARSTECASGICVAAAGGARCLTSCAVSACTVGTCGDAITIEGATRRACGDVAAVCGGSTGCTDDALEPNDTLETPTLASMTSYADLQICGGNSDFFRIDGAFRDLVTVTIDGFDHDAGDLDLRLLSPSGTIVASSASTMDRESASFCLGDTGRVFAQVLGYMNAQNAYDLSITRAPLACCSDDTFEPDDTRATARRLTTRDFEGTICPDDDDYVAFTVTGASAAHVEILFDAAIGDLDLELQGPDGARIAISEGTGDSEVIDASLPAAGTYYVRVHGFSTAANTYVGEVTTTPITTCTTTRACASGEVCDAGTCRSDACASDAMCPSSHLCPVYGPGSAARHCGATCTVNSDCRSTEACKWFAEGRACGVRGAGANGAACADATACGGQRACLAWPGGYCARAGCRTNADCESGTFCVTTSGVSACVLECESDVERCRDAEGYACDFVDDVGGTLHLACVPAS from the coding sequence TTGCGGTCCTCCACGACTCCATTTCTCGCGCTCGCGCTCGTCCTCCTCGCGTGCGAGCCCGACGGCGACACGCCCGACCTGCTCCCGGTGCTCCCGGTCGACGCACGGGTGAGCGAGACGCTCGCGATCGAGCTCCCGGTGCGCAACGACGCGGGTCGCGAGCTGCGCTATCGCGTGTCGATCGAGGGCCCGCCGCTCGCTGCGTTCGAGAGCGTCACGTCGCTCTCGGGATCGCCCGGGCGCGGCGAGTTCCGGTGGACGCCGCTCGCGAGCCACGTGGGACGTCACGAGCTGCTCTTCGAGATCACGTCGCCCTCGGGCGAGCGCTACGACGGCGAGCGCGTCGTCGTGAACGTCGTGCCCTCGGAGGACTCGGCGCCGGTGTTCCTGCGCCCGGGCGCGGGCGGCACCCACGACCTGATGCGCGACCCCTGCGTGCGCTTCGACGTCGAGATCCGCGACGACGACACGCCGGCCGTCGAGATCCGCGAGCGCGCGCCGCTGCCGGAGGGTGCGCTGATCGTGAACGAGGGCGCGAAGAGCGCGCGCTTCGAGTGGTGCCCGACCGGCGATCAGATCGCGGCGAGCGAGCGCTGGACGATCGAGCTCGAGGCCGACGACGGAGATCACCCGCCGGTGCCGCACGACTACGTCGTGGTGCTGCGCACCGGGCCCACGACCGGCTGCCCCGGCGCGGCACCTTCGATCACGCTGGTCACGCCGCTCGAGGGCGAGCGCGTCACGAGCTCGAGCGGATACGAGGTGCGCATCCGCGTGACCGACGACGTGGGCCTGCGCGACGCGCCGCTGCTCTACTGGTCGCGCACCGCGCCCGACGATCGTGCGAGCCCCGACGTGACGGCGTTCGAGCAGGTCGTGTTCGATCCGAACGAGGGCGGCGAGTGGCGCGCGCGCATTCCTTCGCTCGGGCTCGCCGAGGGCGCGGACGCCGAGGTCTTCTATCTCGCGACCGCGACCGACAACGACGATGCGACGGGGACGGCGTGCGATCACCGCACCGACTCGTCGGTCGTCGCGTTCTTCGCGGTCGGCGGCGCGAGCACCGGCGGCGATCTCGGGCAGTGCTCGCCGTGCGCGCGATCGACCGAGTGCGCGAGCGGGATCTGCGTCGCGGCGGCGGGCGGCGCGCGCTGCCTGACGTCGTGCGCCGTGAGCGCGTGCACCGTCGGGACCTGCGGCGACGCGATCACGATCGAGGGCGCGACCCGCCGTGCGTGCGGCGACGTCGCGGCGGTGTGCGGCGGCAGCACCGGGTGCACCGACGACGCGCTCGAGCCCAACGACACGCTCGAGACGCCGACGCTCGCGTCGATGACGAGCTACGCCGATCTGCAGATCTGCGGCGGGAATTCCGACTTCTTCCGCATCGACGGCGCGTTCCGAGATCTCGTCACGGTGACGATCGACGGATTCGATCACGACGCGGGCGATCTCGATCTGCGCCTGCTCTCGCCGAGCGGGACCATCGTCGCGTCGAGCGCGAGCACGATGGATCGCGAGAGCGCGAGCTTCTGCCTCGGCGACACCGGCCGCGTCTTCGCGCAGGTGCTCGGCTACATGAACGCGCAGAACGCGTACGACCTTTCCATCACGCGCGCTCCGCTCGCGTGCTGCAGCGACGACACGTTCGAGCCCGACGACACGCGCGCCACCGCACGGCGGCTCACGACGCGCGACTTCGAAGGCACGATCTGCCCCGACGACGACGACTACGTCGCGTTCACCGTGACCGGCGCGAGCGCAGCGCACGTCGAGATCCTCTTCGACGCGGCGATCGGCGATCTCGACCTCGAGCTGCAGGGCCCCGACGGCGCCCGGATCGCGATCTCCGAGGGCACCGGCGACAGCGAGGTGATCGACGCGAGCCTGCCCGCAGCGGGCACCTACTACGTGCGCGTGCACGGCTTCTCGACCGCGGCGAACACCTACGTCGGCGAGGTGACGACCACGCCGATCACGACGTGCACCACGACCCGCGCGTGCGCATCGGGCGAGGTCTGCGACGCGGGCACGTGCCGCAGCGACGCGTGCGCCTCCGACGCGATGTGCCCGTCGTCGCACCTGTGCCCGGTGTACGGCCCGGGCAGCGCCGCGCGTCACTGCGGCGCGACGTGCACCGTGAACTCCGACTGCCGCTCGACCGAAGCGTGCAAGTGGTTCGCGGAAGGACGCGCGTGCGGCGTGCGCGGCGCCGGCGCGAACGGCGCGGCGTGCGCCGATGCGACGGCGTGTGGCGGACAGCGCGCGTGCCTCGCGTGGCCGGGCGGGTACTGCGCGCGCGCCGGGTGCCGCACGAACGCGGACTGCGAGAGCGGCACGTTCTGCGTGACGACGAGCGGCGTGAGCGCGTGCGTGCTCGAGTGCGAGAGCGACGTGGAGCGCTGTCGCGACGCCGAGGGCTACGCGTGCGACTTCGTGGACGACGTGGGCGGCACGCTCCACCTCGCGTGCGTGCCGGCATCGTGA
- a CDS encoding helix-turn-helix transcriptional regulator, with the protein MALGDLGTLLPHLGSWSETVHVVATLDVALDALDELASPAGVVVADASPSDAAILELHSAQLAIPMLLLCSMSAPLVTTPRARVVRADAEAHERVSALGEFVASAHCAAGRRALRFEDACQEWRLTPREAEVLWWTHRGRDCAGIASAMSLADGSVRALLADVRRKIGLRSIPSMQAEVQFRLAQR; encoded by the coding sequence GTGGCGCTCGGTGATCTCGGGACGTTGCTGCCGCACCTCGGCAGTTGGTCCGAGACCGTGCACGTCGTCGCGACGCTCGACGTCGCGCTCGATGCGCTCGACGAGCTCGCGAGCCCTGCGGGCGTCGTGGTGGCCGATGCCTCGCCGTCCGACGCGGCGATCCTCGAGCTCCACTCCGCGCAGCTCGCGATCCCGATGCTGCTGCTCTGCTCGATGAGCGCGCCCCTCGTGACCACGCCGCGCGCGCGTGTGGTCCGAGCCGATGCCGAGGCGCACGAGCGGGTCTCGGCCCTCGGTGAATTCGTCGCGTCCGCGCACTGCGCCGCGGGCCGTCGCGCCCTGCGCTTCGAGGACGCCTGCCAGGAATGGCGCCTCACGCCGCGCGAGGCGGAGGTCCTGTGGTGGACCCATCGCGGGCGCGACTGCGCGGGCATCGCGAGCGCGATGTCGCTCGCCGACGGCTCGGTGCGCGCGCTCCTCGCCGACGTGCGCCGCAAGATCGGGCTGCGCTCGATCCCGTCGATG